In Inquilinus sp. Marseille-Q2685, the following proteins share a genomic window:
- a CDS encoding SRPBCC domain-containing protein — MRTAAADAEFVITRLFNAPRSRVWQHWTSAGLMSQWFGPKGVTTTVKTLDLRPGGMMHARMDRPDGGRMWVKFVYREVVEPSRLVWEHSFSDEQANIVESPFGGPWPLRILSTVTLAEEGASTRIRLVWTPLDASGEERQAFAGMLDSMTEGWGGTFDKLDEALAAR, encoded by the coding sequence ATGAGAACCGCCGCCGCCGATGCCGAATTCGTCATCACCCGCCTGTTCAACGCGCCGCGCAGCCGGGTCTGGCAGCACTGGACGAGCGCCGGGCTGATGTCGCAGTGGTTCGGCCCCAAGGGCGTCACCACCACCGTCAAGACCCTCGATCTGCGGCCGGGCGGGATGATGCATGCCCGCATGGACCGGCCCGACGGCGGCCGGATGTGGGTGAAGTTCGTCTATCGGGAAGTGGTCGAGCCGTCGCGCCTGGTCTGGGAGCACTCCTTCTCGGACGAGCAGGCGAACATCGTCGAGTCACCCTTCGGCGGGCCCTGGCCGCTCAGGATCCTGTCGACCGTGACCTTGGCGGAGGAGGGGGCGAGCACCCGGATTCGGCTGGTCTGGACGCCGCTCGACGCCAGCGGTGAGGAGCGGCAGGCCTTCGCCGGCATGCTGGACTCGATGACCGAGGGCTGGGGCGGCACCTTCGACAAGCTGGACGAGGCGCTGGCCGCTCGCTGA
- a CDS encoding potassium channel family protein, with amino-acid sequence MTPIDSPAPPGRFARLRGVLRALYHGRSPEAIHFRLGVLVIDFAIIAFFIVAPVLRDTAAFLAIDYAIAVLLALDLVARAVSWRGLRSWIRQPIVWVDLFVLATLLAPQLLFNLGFLRILRLWSLFHSEFFWSTVGRRYDDTRWEDVARTLSTLVTFVFVVTGFVYTGFAGTDSGVEGYVDALYFTVATLTTTGFGDITLPGTAGKLLSIVTMIVGISLFARLAQTLFRPNKVQFDCPTCGLQRHDPDAVHCKACGTLLKIPNGDD; translated from the coding sequence ATGACGCCGATCGACTCCCCCGCCCCGCCGGGCCGGTTCGCCCGCCTGAGGGGCGTCCTGCGCGCGCTGTATCACGGGCGCAGCCCCGAGGCGATCCACTTCCGCCTCGGCGTGCTGGTGATCGATTTCGCGATCATCGCCTTCTTCATCGTCGCGCCGGTGCTGCGCGACACGGCCGCCTTCCTGGCCATCGACTATGCCATCGCCGTGCTGCTGGCCCTCGACCTCGTGGCGCGGGCGGTGTCCTGGCGTGGCCTCCGCAGCTGGATCCGCCAGCCGATCGTGTGGGTCGACCTGTTCGTGCTGGCGACGCTGCTGGCGCCGCAGCTGCTGTTCAACCTGGGCTTCCTGCGGATCCTGCGGCTGTGGAGCCTGTTCCACAGCGAGTTCTTCTGGTCGACGGTCGGCCGGCGCTACGACGACACGCGCTGGGAGGACGTCGCCCGCACCCTGTCGACCCTGGTCACCTTCGTCTTCGTGGTGACCGGCTTCGTCTACACGGGCTTCGCCGGGACCGACAGCGGCGTCGAGGGCTATGTCGACGCCCTCTATTTCACCGTGGCCACGCTGACCACCACCGGCTTCGGCGACATCACCCTGCCCGGCACGGCCGGCAAGCTTCTGTCCATCGTTACCATGATCGTCGGCATCAGCCTGTTCGCGCGGCTGGCGCAGACGCTGTTCCGGCCGAACAAGGTGCAGTTCGACTGCCCGACCTGCGGGCTGCAGCGGCACGACCCGGATGCGGTGCATTGCAAGGCCTGCGGAACGCTGCTGAAGATCCCGAACGGGGATGACTGA
- a CDS encoding acetoacetate decarboxylase family protein, which yields MTDAPAYPPPPWRLRGTVRAALWRVPLAALPGPLPDGARPLGWGRSALLATVWAEWLPGGDLAYAELVVAVPVRLGRRIGVTVTAAWVDSPASLAGGRALWAIPKRLGRFETAGGRTELFAAQRPVAAFTDRPGRALPLRLPFPLRVLQPDGAGVRITRAAATGWPRFGGPGWEFPPDGPLALLAGRQPFIALTLAEAEARFGL from the coding sequence ATGACTGACGCCCCGGCCTATCCGCCGCCGCCCTGGCGGCTGCGCGGCACGGTACGGGCGGCGCTGTGGCGGGTGCCGCTGGCGGCGCTGCCGGGGCCGCTGCCGGACGGGGCGCGGCCGCTGGGCTGGGGGCGGTCGGCGCTGCTGGCGACGGTCTGGGCCGAATGGCTGCCGGGCGGCGACCTGGCCTATGCCGAGCTGGTGGTCGCGGTGCCGGTGCGGCTGGGACGGCGGATCGGGGTCACGGTCACCGCCGCCTGGGTCGACAGCCCCGCCTCGCTGGCCGGCGGCCGGGCGCTGTGGGCGATCCCGAAGCGGCTGGGCCGGTTCGAGACCGCGGGCGGTCGGACCGAGCTGTTCGCTGCGCAGCGGCCGGTGGCGGCCTTCACGGACCGGCCGGGACGCGCCCTGCCCCTGCGCCTGCCTTTCCCGCTGCGGGTGCTGCAGCCGGACGGAGCGGGCGTGCGGATCACGCGCGCCGCCGCCACCGGCTGGCCGCGCTTCGGCGGCCCCGGCTGGGAGTTTCCGCCGGACGGGCCATTGGCCCTGCTGGCCGGCCGGCAGCCGTTCATCGCCCTCACGCTGGCAGAGGCCGAGGCGCGGTTCGGGCTGTGA
- a CDS encoding ribonucleoside-diphosphate reductase subunit alpha, translating to MSAIQESDRALAGAPSVPAAPRAAAEPAYQVIRRNGAVTAFDESKISVALTKAFLAVEGSGAAASRRVHDIVEGLTAQIVAALTRRADHGRTFHIEEVQDQVELALMRGEHHKVARAYVLYREERSRERAAAAAKAEASPVAPALHVTAADGSRAPLDQARLARLVEEACEGLADVEPGPVLAETRRNLYDGISEAELALAPIMAARTLIETEPNYTYVSARLLLDMLRHEALTFVHGRPTRATQAEMAEGYAEYFPAYVKKGIAVGLLDAEIGRFDLARLSAALKPERDLQFQFLGLQTLYDRYFLQTDGIRFELPQAFFMRVAMGLALREIDREARAIEFYDLISSFDFMCSTPTLFNAGTPRPQLSSCFLTSVPDDLDGIFKSVKDNALLSKYAGGLGNAWTRVRGLGAHIRGTNGQSQGIVPFLKVANDTAIAVNQGGKRKGAVCAYLETWHVDIEEFLDLRKNTGDDRRRTHDMNTANWVPDLFLERVEADGPWTLFSPDEVPDLHDLYGPAFKAAYEAYEAKAARGEIRVHKQVRALDLWRRMLTMLFETGHPWVTFKDPCNIRSPQGHVGVVHSSNLCTEITLNTSNDEVAVCNLGSINLANHVGERGLDRARLERTIRTAMRMLDNVIDINFYTIPEARRSNLRHRPVGLGIMGFQDALQALRLPIASEAAVRFADESMEVISFHAIAASVDLAAERGRYPSFDGSLWSRGILPIDSVELLAEARGGVLDLDPSSTLDWSGLRERVRTVGMRNSNTMAIAPTATISNICGVAQSIEPAFRNLYVKANMSGDFTVVNPALVRDLKALGLWDEVMISDLKYFDGSLGAIDRVPDDLKALYATAFEIDASWLVEAAARRQKWIDQAQSLNLYIANPNGRKLDALYRLAWKRGLKTTYYLRAMSATHVEKSTLKGTDGKLNAVSAPAPVAAAPAVAAPAPAAPVAAADELTLTDGAPMVCPIDDPTCEACQ from the coding sequence ATGTCAGCCATCCAGGAATCCGATCGCGCCCTCGCCGGCGCACCCTCCGTCCCGGCAGCGCCCCGCGCCGCCGCCGAGCCGGCCTATCAGGTGATCCGCCGCAACGGCGCCGTCACCGCCTTCGACGAGAGCAAGATCTCGGTCGCGCTGACCAAGGCGTTCCTGGCGGTCGAGGGCTCCGGCGCCGCCGCCTCGCGCCGGGTGCACGACATCGTCGAGGGGCTGACCGCCCAGATCGTCGCCGCCCTGACCCGCCGCGCCGACCATGGCCGCACCTTCCACATCGAGGAGGTGCAGGACCAGGTCGAACTCGCCCTGATGCGCGGCGAGCACCACAAGGTCGCCCGCGCCTATGTGCTGTACCGCGAGGAGCGGTCGCGCGAGCGCGCCGCCGCCGCGGCCAAGGCGGAGGCGTCCCCGGTCGCGCCGGCGCTGCACGTCACCGCGGCCGACGGCAGCCGTGCGCCGCTGGACCAGGCGCGGCTGGCGCGGCTGGTGGAGGAGGCCTGCGAGGGGCTGGCCGATGTCGAGCCCGGCCCGGTCCTGGCCGAGACCCGGCGCAACCTCTATGACGGCATCAGCGAGGCCGAGCTGGCCCTGGCGCCGATCATGGCCGCCCGCACCCTGATCGAGACCGAGCCGAACTACACTTATGTCAGCGCCCGGCTGCTTCTCGACATGCTGCGGCACGAGGCGCTGACCTTCGTCCATGGCCGGCCCACCCGCGCCACCCAGGCGGAGATGGCCGAGGGCTATGCCGAATACTTCCCGGCCTATGTGAAGAAGGGCATCGCCGTCGGCCTCCTGGACGCCGAGATCGGCCGCTTCGACCTGGCCCGGCTGTCCGCGGCGCTGAAGCCGGAGCGCGACCTGCAGTTCCAGTTCCTCGGCCTGCAGACCCTCTACGACCGCTACTTCCTGCAGACGGACGGCATCCGCTTCGAGCTGCCGCAGGCCTTCTTCATGCGCGTCGCCATGGGGCTGGCGCTGCGCGAGATCGACCGCGAGGCGCGGGCGATCGAGTTCTACGACCTGATCTCCTCCTTCGACTTCATGTGCTCGACGCCGACGCTGTTCAACGCCGGCACGCCGCGGCCGCAGCTGTCCTCCTGCTTCCTGACCTCGGTGCCGGACGACCTCGACGGCATCTTCAAGTCGGTGAAGGACAACGCGCTGCTCTCCAAATATGCCGGCGGCCTCGGCAACGCCTGGACCCGGGTGCGCGGCCTGGGCGCCCATATCCGCGGCACCAACGGCCAGTCGCAGGGCATCGTCCCGTTCCTGAAGGTCGCGAACGACACCGCCATCGCGGTGAACCAGGGCGGCAAGCGCAAGGGTGCGGTCTGCGCCTATCTCGAGACCTGGCACGTCGACATCGAGGAATTCCTCGACCTGCGCAAGAACACCGGCGACGACCGGCGCCGCACCCACGACATGAACACCGCCAACTGGGTGCCCGACCTGTTCCTCGAGCGGGTCGAGGCCGACGGCCCCTGGACCCTGTTCTCGCCGGACGAGGTGCCCGACCTGCACGATTTGTACGGCCCGGCCTTCAAGGCCGCCTACGAGGCCTATGAGGCCAAGGCCGCGCGCGGCGAGATCCGGGTGCACAAGCAGGTCCGCGCGCTCGACCTGTGGCGGCGCATGCTGACCATGCTGTTCGAGACCGGCCACCCCTGGGTGACCTTCAAGGACCCCTGCAACATCCGCTCGCCGCAGGGCCATGTCGGCGTCGTGCACTCCTCGAACCTGTGCACCGAGATCACGCTGAACACCTCGAACGACGAGGTGGCGGTCTGCAACCTCGGCTCGATCAACCTCGCCAACCATGTTGGTGAGCGCGGCCTCGACCGGGCACGGCTGGAACGCACCATCCGCACCGCGATGCGGATGCTCGACAACGTCATCGACATCAACTTCTACACCATCCCGGAAGCGCGCCGGTCCAACCTGCGCCACCGGCCGGTCGGGCTCGGCATCATGGGCTTCCAGGACGCGCTGCAGGCGCTGCGCCTGCCGATCGCCTCCGAGGCCGCGGTGCGCTTCGCCGACGAGAGCATGGAGGTGATCAGCTTCCACGCCATCGCCGCCTCGGTCGACCTGGCGGCGGAGCGCGGGCGCTACCCGTCCTTCGACGGCTCGCTGTGGAGCCGCGGCATCCTGCCGATCGACTCCGTCGAGCTCCTGGCCGAGGCGCGCGGCGGCGTGCTCGACCTCGACCCGTCCTCGACCCTCGACTGGAGCGGCCTGCGCGAGCGGGTGCGGACGGTCGGCATGCGCAACTCCAACACCATGGCGATCGCGCCGACCGCGACGATCTCCAACATCTGCGGCGTCGCCCAGTCGATCGAGCCGGCGTTCCGCAACCTCTACGTCAAGGCCAACATGTCGGGCGACTTCACGGTGGTGAATCCCGCCCTCGTCCGCGACCTCAAGGCGCTCGGTCTGTGGGACGAGGTGATGATCTCGGACCTGAAGTATTTCGACGGCAGCCTCGGCGCCATCGACCGGGTGCCGGACGACCTGAAGGCGCTCTACGCCACCGCCTTCGAGATCGACGCCTCCTGGCTGGTCGAGGCGGCGGCGCGGCGGCAGAAATGGATCGACCAGGCGCAGTCGCTGAACCTCTACATCGCCAACCCGAACGGCCGGAAGCTCGATGCCCTCTACCGCCTGGCCTGGAAGCGCGGGCTCAAGACCACCTACTACCTGCGGGCGATGAGCGCGACCCATGTCGAGAAGTCGACGCTGAAGGGCACCGACGGCAAGCTCAACGCCGTCTCCGCCCCGGCGCCGGTCGCGGCCGCCCCGGCCGTCGCGGCGCCCGCGCCGGCGGCCCCGGTTGCGGCGGCCGACGAGCTGACGCTGACCGACGGCGCGCCGATGGTGTGCCCGATCGACGACCCGACCTGCGAAGCCTGCCAGTAG